In a genomic window of Flavobacterium lipolyticum:
- a CDS encoding carboxypeptidase-like regulatory domain-containing protein, translated as MTKKGTLLFVLLPISFLFAQEHTTFSGTIVDSKTLNPLENIVVNIQNSSITQLTGAKGKFELHSAIKGEQLLWIHSQGYKDLLLKIQSKPGQKVELGILPLEDNFSEETPAALITLLGSDFSDDNSSSEMTSGLLQSSRDAFMQASAFNWGQARFRVRGLDSENGTMMLNGMVMNKIYDGRPQWSNWGGLNNVLRNQEFSVGAAASNYTFGGVLGTQQINTRASLYRKSSQLSFSGSNTTYSWRTIATYASGMNASGWAYVLSAGKRWSDQGYFDGTNFKAESFFISVEKKLSDKHSLSFTGFYTPNSRGKNSANTNEVTQLTNEKYNSYWGFQNGKKRNARVKRVEEPVLMLNHYYKINEKTNLNSSLMYQFGRVGNSTIDYQNAASPDPVYYQKLPSYYTSIYEKDKGEFSGNFTPDYINAEKAKANFLEDRQINWDELYHANQKPILNSDGTINGFEPSKRHYVLYEDRTDDRTFAVNSNLNIQLTENTAFDGGITFRNLKSHQFQYLLDLLGGQYFEDIDAFYQGDQSQSDLQNPNRQVKEGDTYGCNYNLFATTIDAFTQFKFSYNKTDFYLGQSYSVSNYQREGLYQNGIYPTSSLGKSNKVNFENFGFKGGLTYKISGKQWLFFNGMHLSRAPSLRNTFLNSRLNNSIVDGIENESISSAEGNYVFRSPNFKIRSTFYYSLIKNTIRTSFFFAEGIFDQGAAYNNTDAFVSQTLTHLDKKNSGMEFSLEWQISSTLKMTSSAAYGNYVYSSNPNVSITNDANVAEGSTQTTFDFGESYLKNYKQPGMPQQAYSIGLEYRDPKFWWFGANINYLTEAYIDVSPIARTNRFYVNAVNGHLFPEATEERTVALLKQEKINPVSLLNITGGKSWRIAHKYIGLFWSVNNVLNAVYKTGGFEQTRNANFRALNQDVSSGTPSFGSKYYYGYGRTYFVNLTMSL; from the coding sequence ATGACAAAAAAAGGAACGTTACTATTTGTTTTATTGCCTATTAGTTTTCTGTTTGCGCAGGAACACACCACTTTTTCAGGAACTATAGTTGACTCAAAGACTTTAAATCCATTGGAAAATATTGTGGTAAACATTCAAAATTCTTCCATAACACAATTAACTGGAGCAAAGGGAAAGTTTGAATTACACTCTGCTATAAAGGGAGAGCAATTATTATGGATACACAGTCAAGGCTATAAAGATCTTCTTTTAAAAATACAATCGAAACCGGGGCAAAAGGTTGAACTGGGGATTTTACCATTAGAAGATAATTTTTCAGAGGAGACACCGGCAGCACTAATCACCTTATTAGGCAGTGATTTTTCAGACGATAATAGTTCTTCTGAAATGACTTCGGGTCTTTTGCAATCTTCAAGAGATGCTTTTATGCAGGCTTCAGCTTTCAATTGGGGGCAGGCTCGATTTAGAGTTCGGGGTCTGGACAGCGAAAATGGTACAATGATGCTTAACGGCATGGTCATGAATAAAATTTACGATGGAAGACCGCAATGGAGCAATTGGGGAGGCTTGAACAACGTATTGCGAAATCAGGAATTTTCAGTTGGAGCAGCTGCTTCAAATTATACTTTCGGAGGAGTCTTAGGAACCCAGCAAATAAATACACGTGCTTCATTGTACAGAAAAAGCAGTCAGCTTTCTTTTTCAGGGAGCAATACAACTTACAGTTGGCGAACCATTGCTACTTATGCCTCCGGAATGAATGCTTCCGGCTGGGCTTATGTTCTTTCAGCAGGAAAACGCTGGTCGGATCAAGGTTATTTTGACGGAACAAATTTCAAAGCAGAATCTTTTTTTATTAGTGTCGAAAAGAAGCTGAGCGACAAACATTCATTGAGCTTTACAGGATTTTATACGCCAAATTCAAGAGGAAAAAATTCGGCAAATACAAATGAAGTTACCCAATTAACCAATGAGAAATACAATTCTTATTGGGGATTTCAAAACGGGAAAAAGAGAAATGCGCGAGTAAAAAGAGTCGAAGAACCGGTATTGATGCTAAATCATTATTACAAAATAAATGAGAAAACAAATCTGAATTCCAGTTTAATGTATCAATTCGGTCGGGTAGGAAACAGTACTATTGACTATCAAAACGCAGCCAGTCCCGATCCGGTGTATTATCAAAAATTACCCAGTTACTATACCTCAATCTACGAAAAAGATAAAGGGGAGTTTTCAGGAAATTTCACCCCCGATTATATAAATGCCGAAAAAGCAAAAGCAAATTTTCTCGAAGATCGTCAAATCAATTGGGATGAATTATATCATGCCAATCAGAAACCAATTTTAAATTCTGATGGAACAATTAACGGATTTGAACCTTCAAAAAGGCATTATGTCTTATACGAAGACCGGACAGATGATAGGACCTTCGCGGTAAATTCAAATCTGAATATACAATTAACAGAGAATACTGCTTTTGATGGAGGAATTACTTTTAGAAATTTAAAATCACATCAGTTTCAATATCTTTTAGATTTGTTGGGAGGGCAATATTTTGAAGACATTGATGCGTTTTACCAAGGTGATCAGTCACAGTCTGATTTGCAAAATCCAAATCGTCAGGTAAAAGAAGGAGATACCTATGGGTGCAATTATAATCTTTTTGCAACCACAATTGATGCTTTCACACAGTTTAAATTCAGTTATAATAAAACAGATTTTTATTTAGGACAGTCTTATTCTGTTTCCAATTACCAAAGAGAAGGATTGTATCAAAATGGGATTTATCCAACATCATCACTTGGAAAAAGCAACAAGGTGAATTTTGAAAATTTTGGTTTTAAAGGAGGTCTGACCTATAAAATTTCAGGAAAACAATGGTTGTTTTTTAACGGAATGCATCTTAGCAGAGCACCATCCTTACGAAACACGTTTTTGAATTCCAGATTGAATAATTCAATAGTCGACGGAATTGAAAATGAAAGTATAAGTAGTGCGGAAGGAAACTATGTTTTTCGTTCTCCAAATTTTAAAATTCGTTCAACGTTTTATTATTCATTGATTAAAAATACAATCCGAACTTCCTTTTTCTTTGCTGAAGGAATTTTTGATCAGGGTGCAGCTTACAATAATACGGATGCATTTGTTAGTCAGACTTTAACGCATCTGGACAAGAAAAATAGTGGTATGGAATTTAGTCTTGAATGGCAAATTTCATCAACTTTAAAAATGACTTCATCTGCAGCATACGGTAATTATGTCTATAGTAGTAACCCTAATGTATCTATAACTAACGATGCAAATGTAGCAGAAGGCAGTACTCAGACCACTTTTGATTTTGGAGAATCCTATCTTAAAAACTACAAACAGCCGGGCATGCCCCAACAAGCTTATTCGATTGGATTAGAATACAGAGATCCTAAGTTTTGGTGGTTCGGAGCGAATATTAATTATTTGACTGAAGCTTATATTGACGTTTCGCCAATTGCACGAACCAATCGGTTTTATGTAAACGCTGTGAATGGTCACCTATTTCCAGAAGCGACAGAAGAACGGACAGTTGCTTTACTGAAACAGGAAAAAATTAATCCGGTTTCATTATTAAATATTACAGGAGGAAAGTCCTGGCGTATCGCTCACAAATATATTGGGCTTTTCTGGAGTGTTAATAATGTTCTGAATGCAGTGTACAAAACAGGTGGTTTTGAACAAACCAGAAATGCTAATTTCAGAGCTCTCAATCAGGATGTTTCCAGCGGAACACCCTCATTTGGTTCTAAATATTATTATGGATATGGAAGAACTTATTTTGTGAACCTTACAATGAGTTTGTAA
- a CDS encoding DUF5689 domain-containing protein, with protein sequence MKNRFLVFGYAFLLLIIYSCNNEIEIPKLECTQPNLVVNQKVQKVKEFSGSVPKQYGFDDSIEAYVVSSDEGGNFFKILFLQTIATDETPAIGFSVAVDVTNTYIDFRVGNKVYIKLKNQFTDLYFGGLRIGSLSVSNSGDPVIGRISQTDYKNVLNASCTIMDESKLVKAVSVEEALNDGKLNTLVELSGVQFAEEAIGRHYFEESNNVGGSTNWNLQDKSGNQIIFRTSSYAGFANKLVPEGSGKVRGVLTKYGSDYQLMSRSEKDLEMNGKRDTPIFAEDFQSVKNNVNFTLPGWSNIVEKASKLWESMLYAGNGYTEFNTTSTTAAENVAWMVTPKINLSGYKNAVLSFRSAQHDLKLDSPLNMLEVYVSTNFDGSSVTKAKWTKLTAKFPSLSTPSRVFISSGAIDLSSYSGNINIAFKYMGSGKDKTLNGAFMVDDVRIFAEK encoded by the coding sequence ATGAAAAATAGATTCTTAGTTTTCGGTTATGCATTCTTGCTACTGATAATTTATAGCTGCAATAATGAAATTGAAATTCCAAAACTGGAATGTACACAACCGAATTTAGTTGTCAATCAAAAGGTTCAGAAAGTAAAAGAATTTTCAGGTTCCGTTCCGAAACAGTATGGCTTCGATGATAGTATTGAGGCCTATGTGGTGTCAAGCGATGAAGGAGGGAATTTTTTTAAGATACTTTTCCTGCAAACTATCGCAACGGATGAAACACCGGCAATAGGATTTAGTGTTGCGGTTGATGTTACCAACACCTATATCGATTTTCGGGTAGGGAATAAAGTGTATATCAAACTAAAGAATCAGTTTACAGATTTATATTTTGGTGGTTTGCGTATCGGAAGTTTGTCTGTAAGCAATTCGGGAGATCCAGTGATTGGCAGAATTTCGCAGACCGACTATAAAAATGTTCTTAATGCGTCTTGTACCATAATGGATGAAAGTAAGTTGGTGAAAGCTGTTTCTGTGGAAGAAGCGTTAAACGACGGTAAGCTTAATACGCTGGTGGAGTTAAGCGGAGTCCAGTTTGCAGAGGAAGCGATTGGTCGTCATTATTTTGAAGAGTCCAACAATGTAGGAGGTTCGACAAACTGGAACCTTCAGGATAAAAGTGGGAATCAGATTATTTTCAGGACAAGCAGTTACGCGGGCTTTGCTAATAAATTGGTGCCGGAAGGGAGCGGAAAAGTAAGAGGAGTTTTGACTAAATACGGATCAGATTATCAACTAATGAGCAGATCAGAAAAAGATCTGGAAATGAATGGGAAAAGAGATACTCCGATTTTTGCGGAAGATTTCCAATCCGTAAAAAACAATGTGAATTTTACTTTGCCGGGATGGAGTAATATTGTTGAAAAAGCTTCAAAATTATGGGAGAGTATGCTGTATGCCGGAAACGGTTATACAGAGTTTAATACTACAAGTACAACCGCAGCCGAAAATGTTGCCTGGATGGTTACTCCAAAAATCAATTTGAGCGGTTATAAAAATGCAGTATTATCCTTTAGAAGCGCACAGCATGACTTAAAACTTGATTCACCATTAAATATGCTTGAGGTTTATGTTTCTACTAATTTTGACGGTTCGAGCGTAACCAAAGCAAAATGGACAAAACTAACAGCAAAATTCCCTTCATTGTCAACACCGTCCCGGGTTTTTATCAGTTCCGGAGCAATTGATTTATCTTCCTATTCAGGGAATATTAATATTGCATTTAAATATATGGGTTCGGGTAAGGATAAAACTTTGAATGGTGCTTTTATGGTTGACGATGTTAGGATTTTTGCCGAAAAATAA
- the hflX gene encoding GTPase HflX: MLEKEVINFERTAIVGIITQNQSEEKLNEYLDELEFLTFTAGGEVIKRFSQKMERPNPKTFVGTGKIDEINLFVKENNISTLIFDDELSPSQQKNISRIIDCKILDRTNLILDIFAQRAETSYARTQVELAQCQYLLPRLSGLWTHLERQKGGIGMRGPGETEIETDRRIVRDRISLLKDKIKTIDRQMSIQRSNRGAMVRVALVGYTNVGKSTLMNAIGKSDVFVENKLFATLDTTVRKVVIKNLPFLLSDTVGFIRKLPTQLVDSFKSTLDEVREADLLLHVVDISHPDFEDHIESVNQTLLEIKSNDKPTIMVFNKIDAYKHLTIDEDDLITERTRRHYTLEEWKQTWMSNVGQDKALFISATQKQNFEEFREMVYEAVRQIHITRFPYNKFLYPDYKDAVEKEEE, encoded by the coding sequence ATGTTAGAAAAAGAAGTTATAAATTTTGAGCGAACTGCCATTGTAGGTATTATAACTCAAAATCAAAGTGAGGAAAAACTTAACGAATATCTGGACGAATTAGAGTTTTTGACTTTTACCGCAGGTGGTGAAGTGATTAAACGCTTTTCGCAAAAAATGGAACGTCCAAATCCGAAGACTTTTGTAGGGACAGGAAAAATAGATGAAATCAATCTTTTTGTAAAAGAAAACAATATATCGACGTTGATTTTTGATGACGAATTATCACCATCACAACAAAAGAATATTTCCAGAATTATCGATTGTAAAATTTTAGATCGTACGAATTTAATTTTGGATATTTTTGCACAAAGAGCTGAGACCTCTTATGCAAGAACGCAGGTTGAGTTGGCACAATGTCAATATTTACTGCCTAGACTTTCAGGTTTATGGACACACCTTGAGCGTCAAAAAGGGGGTATTGGTATGCGTGGTCCCGGAGAAACGGAGATCGAAACGGACAGACGTATTGTGCGTGACCGAATTTCGCTACTAAAGGATAAAATCAAGACCATCGACAGACAAATGAGCATTCAGCGCAGTAATCGAGGTGCGATGGTTCGTGTGGCATTGGTAGGATATACCAATGTTGGAAAATCGACTCTTATGAATGCGATTGGTAAAAGTGATGTTTTTGTTGAAAATAAATTATTCGCAACTTTAGACACCACTGTTCGAAAAGTAGTGATTAAAAACTTACCGTTCTTATTATCGGATACTGTAGGTTTTATTAGAAAATTGCCAACACAACTGGTAGATTCGTTTAAAAGTACGCTCGATGAGGTGCGTGAAGCCGATTTATTATTGCATGTTGTAGATATTTCACACCCTGATTTTGAAGATCATATCGAATCGGTAAACCAAACTTTGTTAGAGATTAAGAGTAATGACAAACCAACTATTATGGTTTTTAATAAAATTGATGCTTACAAACATTTGACGATTGATGAAGATGATTTAATTACGGAGAGAACAAGAAGACATTATACGCTTGAGGAATGGAAACAGACCTGGATGAGTAATGTGGGACAAGATAAAGCACTGTTTATCTCGGCAACACAAAAACAGAATTTTGAAGAATTCAGAGAAATGGTTTACGAGGCAGTCCGCCAGATTCATATCACAAGATTCCCGTATAATAAGTTTTTGTATCCGGATTATAAAGATGCAGTTGAGAAAGAAGAGGAATAA
- a CDS encoding transposase, with translation MERKIKYNYEFKLRCVNEVLNRHRSVNSVANENNFSGQSPSTDKSVGTDTTLNKFRLQVDRKGNYYFRDADNNIPYNKNEAVKSDNMDGKYSRHILTEVRDTN, from the coding sequence ATGGAAAGAAAAATCAAGTACAATTATGAGTTTAAACTTCGGTGTGTAAATGAAGTTTTAAATAGACACCGTTCAGTTAATTCAGTTGCGAATGAAAATAATTTTTCCGGACAATCTCCTTCAACAGATAAATCAGTTGGCACTGATACAACACTAAATAAATTTAGATTACAGGTTGACCGTAAAGGAAATTATTATTTTAGAGATGCTGATAATAACATTCCGTATAATAAAAATGAAGCTGTTAAATCAGATAATATGGATGGAAAATACTCAAGACATATATTAACCGAAGTAAGAGATACAAATTAG